The Psychromonas sp. MME1 genome window below encodes:
- the metK gene encoding methionine adenosyltransferase — protein sequence MSRDLFTSESVSEGHPDKIADQISDAVLDAILKQDKKARVACETYVKTGMVMVGGEITTDAWVDIEEITRNTVRDIGYTSSEMGFDADSCAVLNVVGKQSPDINQGVDRSDPHEQGAGDQGLMFGYATNETEVYMPAPITYAHRLVKRQAEVRKNQTLPWLRPDAKSQVTFAYDNGKIVGIDAVVLSTQHSEGIKQSDLIEAVMEEIIKPVLPADLLTEQTKYFINPTGRFVIGGPVGDCGLTGRKIIVDTYGGTARHGGGAFSGKDPSKVDRSAAYAARYVAKNIVAAGLADRCEIQVSYAIGVAEPTSISVETFGTEKVKKELIIQLIREHFDLRPYGLIEMLDLIQPIYQATAAYGHFGRNEFPWEALNKVEDLKAAAF from the coding sequence ATGTCACGTGACTTATTCACTTCAGAATCCGTTTCTGAAGGTCATCCAGATAAAATCGCCGATCAAATTTCCGATGCGGTACTTGATGCCATTTTAAAACAAGATAAAAAAGCACGTGTTGCCTGTGAAACCTATGTCAAAACAGGTATGGTGATGGTGGGTGGTGAAATCACTACCGATGCATGGGTTGATATTGAAGAGATCACTCGTAACACGGTACGTGATATTGGTTACACCAGCTCTGAAATGGGATTTGATGCCGATTCTTGTGCAGTCCTTAACGTAGTGGGTAAACAGTCGCCTGATATTAATCAAGGTGTTGATCGTAGTGATCCACATGAGCAAGGAGCCGGCGATCAGGGACTTATGTTTGGTTATGCAACCAATGAAACAGAAGTCTATATGCCAGCCCCTATCACTTATGCTCACCGTTTAGTGAAACGCCAAGCAGAAGTTCGCAAAAATCAAACATTGCCATGGCTGCGTCCTGACGCAAAAAGCCAAGTAACCTTTGCCTATGATAATGGCAAAATTGTTGGTATCGATGCCGTCGTATTATCCACACAGCACTCTGAAGGTATTAAGCAATCTGATTTGATTGAAGCGGTAATGGAAGAGATCATCAAACCTGTATTACCAGCAGATCTATTAACAGAGCAGACTAAATACTTCATAAACCCAACGGGTCGTTTTGTTATTGGTGGCCCTGTTGGCGACTGTGGTTTAACTGGACGTAAAATTATCGTTGATACTTACGGTGGTACTGCGCGACATGGCGGCGGTGCATTCTCTGGTAAAGATCCTTCTAAGGTTGACCGTAGTGCTGCTTATGCTGCACGTTATGTTGCCAAGAATATCGTTGCGGCTGGTCTTGCGGATCGTTGTGAAATACAAGTTTCCTATGCTATTGGTGTTGCAGAGCCGACCTCAATTAGTGTTGAGACTTTCGGCACAGAAAAAGTGAAGAAAGAGCTGATCATTCAACTTATCCGTGAACATTTTGATTTACGCCCATACGGGTTAATCGAAATGTTAGATCTTATCCAGCCAATTTACCAAGCGACGGCAGCCTATGGTCACTTTGGTCGAAATGAGTTTCCTTGGGAAGCACTGAATAA
- a CDS encoding peptidoglycan DD-metalloendopeptidase family protein: MTFFIRLKAFLLSFVSFINNLPKKHFFALIILFVFLLVISFMPMQRVKDKSIKRQLKLPSISQNVAEPSSTKLQTKASLEPAEGVAAEYVDTLPNPLGYREVQIEIEKGDTLSAIFEKEGLSAALLQELLEVDRQYLRLDNLLPGQQIYLLISPDNKLMALKVIIDLANTLTFTLKDNEYVALLETKQGEWQNSSYEGSITGSFYNNAIDAGLTSGQIQQISDALQDRIDFRRQLQAGDTFNVLVSKQYIDGQYSLDSEVLAVIINTRRQTYTAFLNEDGRYYDQQGRGLNKAYKRVPLKQKYRISSNFNPKRLHPVTKKVRPHNGTDFAVPTGTKVYSIGDGVVERVGYHAAAGNYVVIKLGRKYTTRFLHLSKIYVHKGQHVKMGELVAKSGNTGRSTGPHLHYEFHVYNRPVDAMRVDLPLSQEVPKKQMKVFEQRRDLFLKELGLASI, from the coding sequence ATGACTTTTTTTATCCGCCTAAAAGCATTTTTACTTTCATTTGTTTCATTTATCAATAACTTACCAAAAAAACATTTTTTTGCTTTAATTATATTGTTTGTTTTTTTATTGGTCATTTCTTTTATGCCGATGCAAAGGGTTAAAGACAAAAGTATTAAAAGACAATTGAAATTGCCATCTATTAGTCAAAATGTTGCCGAGCCTAGCTCAACAAAATTACAAACCAAGGCAAGTTTAGAGCCCGCTGAAGGAGTGGCTGCGGAATATGTTGATACACTGCCAAATCCGCTCGGTTATAGAGAAGTACAAATTGAAATAGAAAAGGGCGATACACTTAGTGCGATATTTGAAAAAGAGGGGTTGTCAGCGGCATTACTACAAGAACTCCTTGAGGTCGATAGACAGTATTTACGTTTAGATAACTTATTACCTGGTCAGCAAATTTACTTACTAATTTCGCCTGATAATAAATTAATGGCTTTGAAGGTCATTATTGATCTGGCTAATACATTGACCTTTACACTTAAGGATAATGAGTATGTTGCCCTGTTAGAAACGAAACAAGGTGAGTGGCAAAATAGTTCATATGAAGGGTCAATAACAGGTAGTTTTTATAATAATGCAATAGATGCAGGGCTGACCTCAGGGCAGATTCAACAGATATCAGATGCACTACAGGACCGGATTGATTTTCGCCGTCAGCTGCAAGCAGGAGATACCTTTAATGTGTTGGTATCTAAGCAGTATATCGATGGTCAGTATAGCTTAGATAGTGAAGTGCTAGCGGTTATCATCAACACCCGTCGACAAACCTATACGGCATTCCTTAATGAAGATGGGCGTTATTACGATCAACAGGGACGCGGTTTGAATAAAGCTTATAAACGTGTACCACTTAAGCAAAAATATCGTATTAGCTCCAACTTTAATCCAAAACGTTTACACCCTGTAACGAAAAAAGTCAGACCCCATAATGGTACCGATTTTGCCGTGCCAACTGGTACAAAAGTCTACTCAATTGGCGATGGCGTTGTCGAGCGAGTGGGGTATCATGCTGCTGCTGGTAACTATGTGGTGATAAAACTTGGACGTAAATACACCACGCGCTTTTTACATTTAAGTAAAATATATGTGCATAAAGGGCAGCATGTTAAAATGGGAGAGTTAGTTGCTAAAAGTGGTAATACAGGCCGTTCAACCGGACCTCATTTGCATTACGAATTCCATGTCTACAACAGACCCGTTGATGCTATGCGTGTCGATTTACCGTTATCTCAAGAGGTACCTAAAAAACAGATGAAGGTATTTGAGCAACGAAGAGACCTATTTTTAAAAGAGTTGGGTTTAGCATCCATTTAA